From one Macaca nemestrina isolate mMacNem1 chromosome 3, mMacNem.hap1, whole genome shotgun sequence genomic stretch:
- the LOC105477387 gene encoding growth-regulated alpha protein-like — MARAALSAAPSNPRLLRVALLLLLLVATGRRATGAPVATELRCQCLQTLQGIHPKNIQSVIVKAPGPHCAETEVIATLKNGQKACLNPASPMVQKIIEKILNKGSTD; from the exons ATGGCCCGCGCCGCGCTCTCCGCAGCCCCCAGCAATCCTCGGCTCCTGCGGGTGGCgctgctgctcctgctcctgGTGGCCACCGGAAGGCGGGCAACAG GAGCACCCGTGGCCACTGAACTGCGCTGCCAGTGCTTGCAGACCCTGCAGGGAATTCACCCCAAGAACATCCAAAGTGTGATTGTGAAGGCCCCAGGACCCCACTGCGCCGAAACCGAAGTCAT AGCCACACTCAAGAATGGGCAGAAAGCTTGTCTCAACCCCGCATCCCCCATGGTTCAGAAAATCATCGAAAAGATACTGAACAA GGGGAGCACCGACTGA